The DNA sequence ATAACGAGGGCTTGTCTTTTTCCGCCATACTTCGTTACCGACTCAGTCGGCTTCGGTCACGGACGACTAGTCCGATCCCTCGCCTCGATCGCCGCTGCTTCGTCTGACCAAAAAACAGTTTGCCTTATCATTTTACGTTCAAATTTAAAGTCAAATTTGTAAAATTTAAGCTTTTTCTTTTTTCTTTCGGGAGAGGAAGGGGATTCTACTTACGAAGCGTCGCCCCTTCCTCTCCCAAGCCCTCTCTAACCCCACTGCACGTTCAAGGTGGCGACATAGCTTTGCTCTACGAGCAAAGCGTCGCTGGGGTTTAGAAACTAATTTTTGTTTGTCAAATTTGTATTTTCAAGATGCGGGTCTTGGCGAATAAAATTTTGAGGCTAAATTTGTAAATTTGATTAAATTTGAGTTTTTAAACTTTGAGTGTAAAACGATAAGGCAAAGTATCGCGAGATGATTTTTAGGGTTGTGCGGTAAAATTTTGGCGAAGATAGAACATGTAGTTCATCGAGCCAAAATTTTACAAACTCCGTAAAAAGCACTCGCGAGACAAGCTGCAAATCTAAAAATTTATTGGTTTATGACATCATAATACGACGGTATCACCGGCGTCAGCAAATCATCGCTTATCTTAAAATCCTTTTTCGTATTGCTTAACGTGATTTTGATCTTGTTGCCGAGCTTATCCTCGTAGTCGATCCTTGTCGGGATGTAGTTTTTGACGGTGATTAGATACTCCACGCCGTCGTATTTGGCCTTATAAAGCGTATCTGTGATCTTAACCGCGTTTCTAACGACGTCGATCAAATTCGGCGCCTTTTCAAATTTTGAGATGATCGCTTGCTCTAGCGCATCCTCGATCACGACGACACGATTTTTATCAAAGTAGATTTTTTTAGGCGTCGGACGCTCGTAGATCCAGTAGGCACGGTTGTTACTTTTTGCGTAAAATTTACCGAAATAATCGACCGTTTCGTTCTCGCTAGTGATGGTTTGCACGAAGTCGCTTTGAAGCGTGACGAAATTTAACGTAACTGCGAAAGCCGAGGCGCAAAAGAGCAAAAATGCTAAAATTTTTTTCATATATTTTCCTTTATCGGGCGAAATTCTAGCTAAGTTTAAATAATAAAATGTTAAAATCCAAGCTTTAACAAAATTTAAAAAGGCTAAAAATGATAACGGCGTTTATGCAGAAGGTATTCGGCACGAAAAACGACAGGGAAGTAAAAAAATATTTCAAACGAGTCGCCTACATAAACTCGCTCGAGAGCAAGTATCAAGCGATGAGCGACGATGAACTGAAGGCTAAATTTAACGAATTTAAAGCGCAGGTGCAAAACGGCGAAAAGAGCCAGGACGAGCTGCTGGACGACGTGTTCGCCATCGTGCGCGAGGTCGGTAAAAGGACGCTAAATATGCGCCATTTCGACGTTCAGCTAATCGGCGGCATGGTACTAAACGACGGCAAGATCGCCGAGATGAAAACGGGCGAAGGTAAAACCCTCGTAGCAAGCCTACCCGTCGTGCTAAACGCGATGAGCGGCAAGGGCGTGCACGTCGTGACCGTAAACGACTACCTCGCCAAACGCGACGCGACGCAAATGGGCGAAATTTATAAATTTCTAGGCCTTAGCGTCGGCGTGATACTAGGCGGCGAATACGACGACTCGGCGCGCAAGGCCGCATACGACAGCGATATCACGTACGGTACGAATAACGAATTCGGCTTTGACTACCTACGCGACAATATGAAAATGGATTTCAAAGACAAGGTGCAAAGAGAGCATAACTTCGTCATCGTGGACGAGGTCGATAGTATCCTCATCGACGAGGCTAGAACGCCGCTCATCATCTCTGGTCCTACAAACCGCACGCTAGACGGCTACATCAAAGCAAACGAGGTCGCGCGCCAGATGAAGCGCGGCGAACCGCCTGCGACTCCGCAAGAAAAGGCCACGGGCGACTTTACCGTCGATGAGAAAAACCGCACGATAGCTATCACCGAAGAAGGCATCTCAAAGGCCGAAAAGCTCTTTGGCGTGGCAAATCTCTACGACATGGAAAACGCGATTTTGAGTCACCACCTAGACCAAGCTCTAAAAGCGCACAATCTCTTTGAAAAAGACGTTCACTACGTCGTTCGCGAAGGCCAAGTCGTCATCGTCGACGAATTTACGGGGCGTCTTAGCGAAGGACGAAGATTTAGCGAGGGTTTGCACCAAGCGCTCGAGGCTAAAGAGGGCGTAAAGATCCAAGAGGAGAGCCAAACTCTAGCCGATATTACATTTCAAAACTACTTTAGGCTTTACAAAAAACTATCGGGCATGACGGGTACGGCGCAGACGGAGGCGACCGAGTTTTCGCAAATTTACAAGCTTGACGTCGTTTCGATCCCGACAAACGTGCCGGTAATCAGAAAAGACAACAACGATCTCATCTATAAAACGGAAAACGAGAAATTTAAAGCCGTGATCGACGAGATCAAAAAGGCTCACGACCGCGGTCAGCCTGTACTCGTGGGTACCGCCTCGATCGAAAAGAGCGAAAAGTTGCATAGCTTACTCGTAAAAGAAAAGATCCCGCACTCCGTGCTAAACGCTAAAAATCACGAAAAAGAGGCCGAGATCATCGCTCAAGCCGGCGCTCGTGGCGCGGTTACGATCGCGACGAATATGGCCGGACGCGGCGTAGATATCCGCATCGACGACGAGGTGCGAAACCTAGGCGGTCTATACATCATCGGTACCGAAAGGCACGAAAGCCGCCGTATCGACAACCAGCTGCGAGGCCGCTCGGGACGTCAGGGCGATCCGGGGGTGAGCCGCTTTTATCTAAGCCTTGAGGATAATCTACTTCGAATATTCGGTAGTGACCGCATAAAGGCGATAATGACGCGCCTTGGTATCGAAGAGGGCGAAAGCATCGACTCTAAAATGGTCACTAGAGCCGTCGAAAATGCGCAAAAAAAGGTCGAGAGCCTGCACTTTGAAGCGCGAAAGCACATCCTTGAGTACGACGACGTCGCAAACGAGCAGCGAAAA is a window from the Campylobacter massiliensis genome containing:
- the lolA gene encoding LolA-like outer membrane lipoprotein chaperone; this translates as MKKILAFLLFCASAFAVTLNFVTLQSDFVQTITSENETVDYFGKFYAKSNNRAYWIYERPTPKKIYFDKNRVVVIEDALEQAIISKFEKAPNLIDVVRNAVKITDTLYKAKYDGVEYLITVKNYIPTRIDYEDKLGNKIKITLSNTKKDFKISDDLLTPVIPSYYDVINQ
- the secA gene encoding preprotein translocase subunit SecA; protein product: MITAFMQKVFGTKNDREVKKYFKRVAYINSLESKYQAMSDDELKAKFNEFKAQVQNGEKSQDELLDDVFAIVREVGKRTLNMRHFDVQLIGGMVLNDGKIAEMKTGEGKTLVASLPVVLNAMSGKGVHVVTVNDYLAKRDATQMGEIYKFLGLSVGVILGGEYDDSARKAAYDSDITYGTNNEFGFDYLRDNMKMDFKDKVQREHNFVIVDEVDSILIDEARTPLIISGPTNRTLDGYIKANEVARQMKRGEPPATPQEKATGDFTVDEKNRTIAITEEGISKAEKLFGVANLYDMENAILSHHLDQALKAHNLFEKDVHYVVREGQVVIVDEFTGRLSEGRRFSEGLHQALEAKEGVKIQEESQTLADITFQNYFRLYKKLSGMTGTAQTEATEFSQIYKLDVVSIPTNVPVIRKDNNDLIYKTENEKFKAVIDEIKKAHDRGQPVLVGTASIEKSEKLHSLLVKEKIPHSVLNAKNHEKEAEIIAQAGARGAVTIATNMAGRGVDIRIDDEVRNLGGLYIIGTERHESRRIDNQLRGRSGRQGDPGVSRFYLSLEDNLLRIFGSDRIKAIMTRLGIEEGESIDSKMVTRAVENAQKKVESLHFEARKHILEYDDVANEQRKTVYKFRNELLDPNFEVGEKIKQNRAEFVEHLLAQAEIYAGEPKSEYNLEKLGSVIISNGALMQPDELKDLDYAELAEKITAKFEADYEEKMGVIGEGQRKYLEKVLCLQVLDTAWREHLYQMDILKTGIGLRGYNQKDPLTEYKKESFNLFMELVSRIKFESIKLLTAVRLSFSEPAESTPQEAQDSEAASASESEEKPGKKVSRNDPCPCGSGKKYKDCHGKSGPKKGAFAEDWDKI